In Isoptericola jiangsuensis, the following proteins share a genomic window:
- a CDS encoding thymidylate synthase: MSATPAAAVPTPYEDLLRDVLEHGTHKDDRTGTGTTSVFGRQIRYDLSAGFPLITTKRVHLRSVALELLWFLRGDSNVRWLQERGVSIWDEWADADGNLGPVYGVQWRSWPTPDGRHLDQISAVVEQIRSNPDSRRHVVTAWNPGEVEDMALPPCHVLFQFYVADGRLSCQLYQRSADLFLGVPFNIASYALLTHMVAAQTGLEVGDFVWTGGDCHVYDNHVEQVRTQLAREPFPYPTLQLAHRDSILDYEYEDIEVVGYQHHPGIKAPVAV, from the coding sequence ATGAGCGCAACCCCCGCCGCGGCCGTCCCGACGCCCTACGAGGACCTCCTGCGCGACGTCCTCGAGCACGGCACGCACAAGGACGACCGCACCGGGACGGGCACGACGAGCGTGTTCGGCCGGCAGATCCGCTACGACCTGTCCGCCGGGTTCCCGCTGATCACCACCAAGCGGGTCCACCTGCGCTCGGTCGCCCTGGAGCTGCTGTGGTTCCTGCGCGGCGACTCGAACGTGCGCTGGCTGCAGGAGCGCGGCGTGAGCATCTGGGACGAGTGGGCCGACGCCGACGGGAACCTCGGTCCGGTGTACGGGGTGCAGTGGCGGTCCTGGCCCACGCCCGACGGCCGGCACCTGGACCAGATCTCCGCGGTGGTCGAGCAGATCCGGTCGAACCCGGACTCGCGCCGCCACGTCGTCACGGCGTGGAACCCGGGCGAGGTGGAGGACATGGCGCTGCCGCCCTGCCACGTGCTGTTCCAGTTCTACGTGGCCGACGGCAGGCTCAGCTGCCAGCTGTACCAGCGCTCGGCCGACCTGTTCCTCGGGGTGCCCTTCAACATCGCCTCCTACGCCCTGCTCACCCACATGGTGGCGGCGCAGACGGGCCTGGAGGTCGGCGACTTCGTGTGGACGGGCGGCGACTGCCACGTCTACGACAACCACGTCGAGCAGGTCCGCACGCAGCTCGCCCGGGAACCGTTCCCGTACCCGACGCTGCAGCTGGCGCACCGCGACTCGATCCTCGACTACGAGTACGAGGACATCGAGGTCGTGGGCTACCAGCACCACCCCGGCATCAAGGCGCCCGTCGCCGTATGA
- a CDS encoding OsmC family protein, with the protein MTDENLTADDAPAAVTPSPTDPLWVERTGTRTYRGYTARGATVEIGPASAGAVFTPGELLKIALAACAGMSSDTKFSRVLGDDYAVTIRVEDPKDMEQDLYPVLSEKFEIDLSGLDEQSRNKTLLLAQRSIDRVCTVGRTLKAGALVPPATFEQPAGDAPGAGSGD; encoded by the coding sequence ATGACCGACGAGAACCTGACCGCCGACGACGCGCCCGCAGCCGTGACCCCGAGCCCGACGGACCCGCTGTGGGTGGAGCGCACCGGGACCCGCACGTACCGGGGGTACACGGCCCGCGGCGCCACCGTGGAGATCGGCCCGGCGTCCGCGGGCGCGGTGTTCACGCCCGGGGAGCTCCTGAAGATCGCGCTGGCGGCGTGCGCGGGCATGTCGAGCGACACGAAGTTCTCGCGGGTGCTGGGTGACGACTACGCGGTGACGATCCGCGTCGAGGACCCGAAGGACATGGAGCAGGACCTGTACCCGGTGCTGTCGGAGAAGTTCGAGATCGACCTGTCGGGCCTGGACGAGCAGAGCCGCAACAAGACGCTCCTGCTGGCGCAGCGGTCGATCGACCGGGTGTGCACGGTGGGCCGCACCCTCAAGGCGGGCGCGCTGGTGCCCCCGGCAACGTTCGAGCAGCCGGCCGGGGACGCCCCCGGCGCCGGGTCCGGGGACTGA
- a CDS encoding SRPBCC family protein — translation MTSAPYRVEASRLVAADAATAFACVADPRTHPRWIPQTVIASAHEAAPGVGERFTMVTGPFARRSGRGFPDRMTVTALDAPSGPDGVGRTRVRKDGPFLRGDAGFDVVPVDAGRCRVVWWEEAYLAGPWPRRVNARAVGVVLRVLLHVSLRRLARDLA, via the coding sequence ATGACGTCGGCCCCGTACCGCGTGGAGGCGTCCCGCCTGGTGGCGGCGGACGCCGCGACGGCGTTCGCGTGCGTGGCGGACCCGCGCACGCACCCGCGGTGGATCCCGCAGACGGTGATCGCGAGCGCGCACGAGGCGGCGCCGGGCGTGGGCGAGCGGTTCACGATGGTGACGGGTCCGTTCGCGCGACGGTCGGGCCGGGGCTTCCCTGACCGGATGACGGTGACCGCGCTGGACGCGCCGTCGGGGCCGGACGGGGTGGGCCGCACCCGGGTGCGCAAGGACGGCCCGTTCCTGCGGGGCGACGCGGGGTTCGACGTCGTCCCCGTGGACGCGGGGCGCTGCCGGGTCGTGTGGTGGGAGGAGGCGTACCTGGCGGGGCCGTGGCCGCGGCGCGTCAACGCGAGGGCGGTGGGCGTGGTCCTGCGGGTCCTGCTGCACGTGTCGTTGCGCCGCCTGGCCCGCGACCTGGCCTGA